agtCCTCCGAGTATTGTAAGTATAGGTGTCGATATGACCGCTTTGCTTCTTTAGGGCTTCTTCAAGTTGTTCCGAGAATTGCGATATGAACTAGTACATGTGCAGGCGCAATTATGtctaaatttttgtttcagtATTTCTTCCTATAAACATGATATCATACTCATGGTTTTCCCTTACTGGGCATCACTGTCAATTTTTTGGCATTAACAGAAGGCTGTCTCAGATTCAACTGTCTGAACCTCCACAtgcttttgtgcaattttcatcaatcATCATTGGCTTTGTGAAAACAAATTAAGCCCAATATCAAAGATAGGTGAAGTGGGCTACTTCTAAAGCCCATTGTTTAAGCTCTTACCTTTTCCTCAATAACATAGTTGAGAACATGAAAACAAAGTCGACATTTCCTAGGTATAAACTGAGTGTTTTTCTTCTACTCTCTCATACAGTCATGCTAGCTATATTACTTGACATATATGCTTAGTGTGACTTGAAATAAGCACTAATTTCATGTGAGCCGTTTGGTGCATATTTGATATTGTCATAAATTGAAAACACAGTGTGTACGTAGATTGGCCACCTGATGTAgctacttttctttttagataGAAGTAGAACCTAAGTGATCTCAGGAGCTAGGAGCCCTTAACACCACTGACCTGAACCAAAATTAAGTAGCAAAATGAAGTATTCATGAAATGGTGCGCATTTTTTGAGTTGcttaacaaacaaaaaaaggtgTGTAATTGTGAAGAAATGAGAGGGGCAGTGGGCCTACCATGGTATTGGTAGGAGACAAGATGTAgctacttttctttttagataGAAGTAGAACCTAAGTGATCTCAGGAGCTAGGAGCCCTTAACACCAGTGACCTGAACCAAAATTAAGTAGCAAAATGAAGTATTCATGAAATGGTGCGCATTTTTTGAGTTGCttaacacacaaaaaaagGTGTGTAATTGTGAAGAAATGAGAGGGGCAGTGGGCCTACCATGGTATTGGTAGGAGACAAGAAATCAACTCAAATGGTGTGAAGGTTCCTAAAAAGGCAACTATTAGAAATAAGGGTTTTCTGTGTACTTGTTTTGGAATTCTGAATTTTGTGCTTTGTGTAtcttcttcctctctctccctctctcaaCTCACTCACTCACTCTACATATCCCCCATTACTATAAATTCCAAGTCCCAGAAAGCAAACAGAAATAATGTAGTGAAGAAATCAAAGCTTTCTTGTTCCAAATATATCCTATCTAGTTACTATGGAAGTTTTAACTTCAGTTGTTTTAGTTCTCTTATTTCTGTTGGATCCCACCTGTGTGTGTGCTGATCAAGTCAAGATTGTCCAAATATCTTTTCAACATGGTAATAAGTTTTCTCTACATTTGCATGTCTAGCTTGTTATCTTAATGTGTACCCTTTTTCACAAATTCATCATGATCATGTTCCCAATTATATATGCAGTTCAAAATGCCAAGTCTTCTCTTCTGCCAAGGAAACTTCAACTCAATCAAGTAGCAACTGTATGCCTTAATTTTCTTGCATCCTATATGTCCCTTTGTCGATTTCGTCccgatttgttttttttctttaaaactatacatatatatgttcctTCTGATCATCACAGGTGAAGGGTTCTGCTGATAAACATTTTACACCGCCCGAGAAATTCATAGAACCCTCATCAGGTACAGCTAGCACTTCCAACGTTGTTACTTCACTTTCGGAATTGCAAATGTGGTAGTAAATACTTTTGATCTCAAATAAAAGCTGTTTCTAATTTCCCTTTGGGAAGATGATGAGCTAAGTTATTACTACTTTCCATGTTATGCATGAGATAATTTCAACAGCCATTTTTCTACTTAAACAAGGAGTGGGAGACAATACATACGtgttaaatttcaaattagaCGCACGATACGTTTAATAAAGCCATATTAAAATCATCTAAAGTCTATAATTCAAACGTCCGCCTAAAAAGTCATGATGCCACCTCgcctataataataataataataataaaaaaaaagaatccagAAGCTACAAGTACATAGGTACAAATTAAAGCAACCAAGAAAATCATatcattaataacttttcaTGCTTTATTTGATACCATATACTTAACTGGATTTCCATAATCTtcattacaatatatatatatatatattatgtgtgactatttatatatatatgtcttgcTGCAGGCACCAAACAACatggaaaacaagaaaatgtgaTGCAAGATGCAAGAAAAGGGACATGGAGAGAATGGGTTGAGGAAGGGACCAACAAGTCAGAATATTTTAGTATGGATTATGGGTGGGTCAGAAGGAGACGTCCAATACACAACAAGCACATCCCATTTGTCCCATAAAGTTGTTGATTTTGCTTGCTAGAATTAGGGCAGTTGATGATCCAACTTGTACTGTGTTTTCATAAGCACAAATTTTGGGGGgtttttttgtgataattataattagtttgtttgtgtctaattatatatatattagggaAGGAAATGAGGAATGTGTCTGCCTTTGTAGCTCTGATTTGTTTGTGGCCGACACTTATCCACCAAAAGacgctatatatatatataaatgttttgTAACAAATTCTGGTGTAATAATCTAGgaatatttttgaactttgtCTCGTGCccaaattttgttgttgtttccTCTCATGTTCCCAATGCAGTCAAAGGTATCATATCTCAAACCCCAATAATATTACaccttataataataatgttaattaatatgtattcGAAGGTTGGCTAAGTTAAGAACTTCACAATTGTCCAAGTACCCAGTCCGTgatacttaattatattagtgtttttttttatttattattagaaaaattttaattattaattatattttaaattacaataccTCTTACAGAAGATATCAATCGTGTTATATGTTGCATCAACATATTTACTTAGGCTTTGTGATTATTAAGGGATTCTAAATCCCTCTAAAACTAGAATTATTACAacatgttaattaattttatagttaaGTTACGTGCTCGGTTTGGTTCACAATTACCATATTGTTGTACgaataatttagtttattaaCGAATTAATTACATTGTAATTCTCACATGGCCGTACATTTGGGGCATGAACGTATATCACTTTGGTAGTGGTGCGACTGCATGCGACCACATCGGCCTTCGAG
Above is a genomic segment from Sesamum indicum cultivar Zhongzhi No. 13 unplaced genomic scaffold, S_indicum_v1.0 scaffold00346, whole genome shotgun sequence containing:
- the LOC105180146 gene encoding uncharacterized protein LOC105180146; this translates as MEVLTSVVLVLLFLLDPTCVCADQVKIVQISFQHVQNAKSSLLPRKLQLNQVATVKGSADKHFTPPEKFIEPSSGTKQHGKQENVMQDARKGTWREWVEEGTNKSEYFSMDYGWVRRRRPIHNKHIPFVP